A genomic window from Anolis carolinensis isolate JA03-04 unplaced genomic scaffold, rAnoCar3.1.pri scaffold_13, whole genome shotgun sequence includes:
- the pdzd9 gene encoding PDZ domain-containing protein 9 gives MDRRVSYFRRESSLPPRRLSVRRRSSSPRRPSYRRRSSSPRRLSYRRRSSSPRRPSYRRRSSSRGRSYERRKSSVRRRSSARRWSSASSEDEDTIFSASDDSWAWDSEEDSNMDQSEHTLSTTVKTNIQMEEDGLGLILIQNGPYLQIASLVEKSAAERDGKLQSGDTLLKIGHANVLGWTLRELRQLLHNTPIGTVLQIQVYRDFMKLPKRWEAAVNNIPEIRGPEIEETSSCASEEAWTSSEGSDEIVSDHLPCSGGNEEDKVARESNTVCFDEDGICTRTGVTGAPVSSRSVHSETFPNVRAVQSVSFEPSNQPKWISKDWHIVERKTYTFTVGSDIGCDIMIHTDSKEENEMDISSSYVTSSSPYWTMEKHHVGASSGSSSSVSDAFWLDKHAYEYE, from the exons ATGGATCGCAGAGTTTCTTATTTTAGGAGAGAGTCATCTTTACCTCCCCGAAGACTATCTGTCCGAAGGAGATCTTCATCCCCAAGGAGACCTTCGTACCGAAGGAGATCTTCATCCCCAAGGAGACTTTCATACCGAAGGAGATCTTCATCCCCAAGGAGACCTTCGTACCGAAGGAGATCTTCATCCAGAGGAAGATCATATGAGAGGAGGAAGTCATCTGTCAGAAGGAGATCATCTGCTAGAAGATGGTCATCGGCATCATCAG AAGATGAGGACACCATATTCTCTGCTTCTGATGACTCTTGGGCTTGGGATTCAG AGGAAGATTCAAATATGGACCAATCTGAGCATACTTTAAGCACAACAGTTAAGACAAATATACAAATGGAAGAGGACGGGTTAGGCTTAATACTCATCCAAAATGGGCCCTACCTCCAGATTGCAAGTCTAGTAGAGAAGAGCGCAGCAGAAAGAGATGGAAAACTGCAATCAG GGGATACACTTCTGAAGATCGGACATGCGAATGTTTTAGGATGGACCCTGCGAGAGCTCAGGCAACTTTTGCACAACACCCCCATTGGGACAGTTCTGCAGATCCAGGTTTACAGAGATTTTATGAAGCTGCCCAAGAGATGGGAAGCTGCTGTCAACAACATTCCTGAAATAAGGGGACCTGAGATCGAAGA GACATCAAGCTGTGCCAGCGAAGAAGCGTGGACAAGCAGCGAAGGCTCTGATGAGATTGTTAGTGACCACCTTCCTTGCAGTGGTGGCAACGAAGAGGACAAAGTGGCACGCGAgtccaacacagtctgcttcGATGAGGACGGCATCTGCACTCGAACTGGAGTCACAGGGGCTCCTGTCAGCAGCAGAAGTGTCCACTCAGAGACTTTTCCTAATGTGAGGGCTGTACAGTCAGTTTCTTTTGAGCCTTCTAACCAACCAAAATGGATCTCTAAAGACTGGCACATCGTTGAAAGGAAAACATATACATTTACTGTGGGTTCAGATATTGGTTGCGACATCATGATTCATACAGATTCTAAAGAGGAAAATGAAATGGATATTTCAAGTTCGTATGTAACCTCTTCCTCACCATACTGGACTATGGAAAAACATCATGTGGGTGCGTCATCAGGGTCTTCATCTTCTGTTTCTGATGCATTTTGGCTTGATAAGCATGCTTACGAATATGAATAA